A single Denticeps clupeoides chromosome 7, fDenClu1.1, whole genome shotgun sequence DNA region contains:
- the spns1 gene encoding protein spinster homolog 1, with translation MSLTDPSADTTPFFTDNNGDDGLGGAPPQSPQEEEVPASGVSRRRALLTVIILCYINLLNYMDRFTVAGVLPDIERFFEINDGNSGLLQTVFICSYMFLAPFFGYLGDRYNRKCIMCVGITFWSLVTLASSYTPRDYFWALLLTRGLVGVGEASYSTIAPTIIADLFVKEKRTNMLSLFYFAIPVGSGLGYIVGSRVNEMTGDWHWALRVTPGLGLFAVLLLLLVKEPKRGAVESRSEHSLPRTTWLADIQALCRNPSFLLSTFGFTAVAFVTGSLALWAPAFLFRAAIFTGEKQPCVQGPCDNSDSLYFGLITCVTGVLGVASGVAVSRWLKRWTPRADPLVCAAGLLLAAPFLYLSVVCAQGSTVATYVFIFFGETFLSMNWAIVADILLYVVVPTRRSTAEAFQIVLSHLMGDAGSPYLIGVVSDSLKQSDSYVWEFRSLQISLLLCSFVAVGGGAFFLATALFIERDRHIAESYVQSDDAPIVVPKRGRSTKVPVSSVLI, from the exons ATGTCTCTCACTGACCCCAGTGCTGACACCACTCCCTTCTTCACGGACAACAATGGTGATGATGGTTTGGGTGGAGCTCCACCCCAGTCACCGCAGGAGGAAGAGGTGCCTGCCAGCGGGGTGTCCAGGCGAAGAGCACTGCTCACAGTCATCATTCTCTGTTACATCAACCTGCTGAACTACATGGACCGCTTCACAGTGGCAG GGGTTCTCCCTGATATTGAGAGGTTCTTTGAAATCAACGATGGTAACTCAGGGCTGCTTCAGACAG TTTTTATCTGCAGTTACATGTTCTTGGCTCCATTCTTTGGGTACCTGGGAGACAGGTACAACAGGAAATGTATCATGTGTGTTGGCATCACGTTCTGGTCTTTAGTGACCCTGGCCAGTTCCTACACACCCAGAGAT TATTTCTGGGCGTTGTTGTTGACCCGTGGACTGGTGGGTGTTGGTGAGGCCAGTTACTCCACTATCGCCCCCACTATCATTGCAGATCTCTTTGTGAAAGAGAAAAGGACCAACATGCTATCACTCTTCTACTTTGCCATCCCAGTTGGCAG TGGGCTGGGCTACATTGTGGGGTCAAGGGTGAACGAGATGACTGGAGACTGGCACTGGGCATTGCGG GTGACTCCAGGTCTGGGTTTGTTTGcggtgttgctgctgctgttggtgaAGGAGCCCAAACGGGGGGCAGTAGAGTCCCGGTCTGAGCACAGCCTCCCCCGGACCACCTGGCTGGCTGACATTCAGGCACTCTGTAGGAA CCCAAGTTTTCTACTCTCCACCTTTGGCTTCACGGCCGTGGCATTTGTAACGGGATCTCTGGCCCTCTGGGCTCCAGCCTTCCTCTTCAGAGCTGCCATATTCACTGGCGAGAAACAGCCTTGTGTGCAAGGACCCTGCGACAACTCGGACAG CCTGTACTTCGGCCTCATCACCTGTGTGACGGGGGTGCTGGGAGTGGCCAGTGGCGTGGCGGTGAGCCGCTGGCTGAAGAGGTGGACACCGCGGGCTGACCCGCTGGTCTGCGCGGCAGGACTACTCCTTGCAGCGCCATTCCTCTACCTGTCGGTTGTCTGTGCGCAAGGCAGCACCGTTGCAACATAT GTGTTCATTTTCTTTGGAGAAACCTTCCTGTCTATGAACTGGGCCATCGTAGCAGACATCCTGCTG TACGTTGTGGTTCCTACGCGTCGATCCACTGCTGAAGCCTTTCAGATTGTTTTGTCCCATCTCATGGGAGATGCAGGAAGTCCATATCTGATTGGAGTG GTGTCCGACTCCCTGAAGCAGTCCGATTCGTATGTGTGGGAGTTCCGCTCGCTGCAGATCTCTCTGCTGCTGTGCTCCTTTGTAGCCGTTGGGGGCGGGGCCTTTTTCCTGGCCACCGCGCTCTTCATTGAGCGAGACCGGCACATTGCAGAGAGTTATGTACAGTCAG ACGATGCACCGATTGTGGTTCCCAAGAGAGGCCGATCCACCAAAGTCCCTGTGTCAAGTGTTTTGATTTGA
- the nfatc2ip gene encoding NFATC2-interacting protein isoform X2, whose amino-acid sequence MLIGVGKRSKRAVVDYVIIPRPERQHLHRMAEAIQISDSGSDTEAPTMKPPPKRRRILDPSAIPKVSIYSSKVDRSLELKPAFLKAAHLIDVDEEEAALLPQDFLEKQKTKVLDVDVEEEHKPQDDIRSPSPPPPLGRACVKLTRRANRKIREINKTLSVIDSIIKQSDKTESVPAKSFSPGDYDDYDDDDIVLVSSAQQQNKKPGPSPHLVSQQSRQISLKFRCRTELLKIPVQSMAPLTHAVDQLSVKLGVPPNRILLLMKEVELSVTSTASELGLTIADIIDCVVIPDERKGDGKHSDVITVRLQSKEKGSAQEYSLRKDEPLRSIFSQYVSSLDNRTRQRVSFLFDGSRVTHSQTPSDLDMEDGDVIEAWV is encoded by the exons ATGTTGATCGGGGTTGGGAAGCGTTCGAAGCGCGCTGTCGTCGATTACGTCATAATCCCGCGCCCCGAACGCCAACATCTTCACCGGATGGCGGAAGcg ATCCAGATTTCCGACAGTGGCAGTGACACAGAAGCCCCCACCATGAAGCCTCCACCAAAGCGCCGACGCATACTCGACCCCTCGGCCATCCCAAAGGTGTCCATTTACTCCAGCAAG GTCGACAGAAGCCTGGAGCTGAAGCCAGCGTTCCTCAAAGCCGCGCATCTCATAG ATGTAGATGAAGAGGAGGCTGCTCTTTTGCCACAAGACTTTTTGGAGAAACAGAAAACGAAGGTTTTGGATGTGGATGTGGAGGAGGAGCACAAACCTCA GGACGACATTCGCTCCCCgtctccacctccacccctcGGCAGAGCCTGTGTGAAACTGACGCGACGAGCAAATCGGAAAATCAG GGAAATAAACAAGACCTTGAGTGTCATCGACTCTATAATAAAGCAAAGTGACAAGACAGAGTCTGTTCCAGCAAAATCTTTTTCACCCGGTGATTACGATGATTATGATGACGACGACATTGTTTTAGTCTCATCGGCACAGCAGCAGAATAAAAAGCCAGGTCCATCACCCCACCTCGTCAGTCAGCAGTCCCGGCAGATTTCTTTAAAGTTCCGCTGTCGGACTGAACTGCTCAAGATCCCAGTGCAGTCG ATGGCTCCCCTGACTCATGCAGTTGACCAACTGTCTGTCAAACTCGGTGTTCCGCCAAACCGCATCCTGCTGCTAATGAAGGAAGTTGAGCTTTCCGTCACCTCAACAGCCAGTGAGCTGGGGCTCACCATTGCTGACATCATAG ACTGTGTTGTAATACCTGATGAGAGAAAAGGTGATGGGAAACATAGTGATGTCATCACGGTGCGACTGCAGAGCAAGGAGAAAGGATCAGCTCAGGAGTACTCACTTCGCAAA GATGAGCCCCTCAGATCCATATTTAGCCAGTATGTCTCCAGTCTGGACAACAGAACCAGACAACGGGTATCTTTCCTCTTTGATGGATCCAGAGTCACTCACAGCCAGACACCCTCTGATCTTGACATGGAGGATGGAGATGTCATTGAGGCGTGGGTGTAG
- the nfatc2ip gene encoding NFATC2-interacting protein isoform X1, translating to MAMVNLVNSAPAALRMRRAARRARLRLLLTTCTVFSACFQIQISDSGSDTEAPTMKPPPKRRRILDPSAIPKVSIYSSKVDRSLELKPAFLKAAHLIDVDEEEAALLPQDFLEKQKTKVLDVDVEEEHKPQDDIRSPSPPPPLGRACVKLTRRANRKIREINKTLSVIDSIIKQSDKTESVPAKSFSPGDYDDYDDDDIVLVSSAQQQNKKPGPSPHLVSQQSRQISLKFRCRTELLKIPVQSMAPLTHAVDQLSVKLGVPPNRILLLMKEVELSVTSTASELGLTIADIIDCVVIPDERKGDGKHSDVITVRLQSKEKGSAQEYSLRKDEPLRSIFSQYVSSLDNRTRQRVSFLFDGSRVTHSQTPSDLDMEDGDVIEAWV from the exons ATGGCCATGGTAAACCTGGTCAATTCCGCGCCTGcggcactgcgcatgcgcagagcgGCTCGACGGGCGCGCCTCCGGTTGCTTCTGACAACATGCACGGTTTTCTCTGCGTGTTTCCAGATCCAGATTTCCGACAGTGGCAGTGACACAGAAGCCCCCACCATGAAGCCTCCACCAAAGCGCCGACGCATACTCGACCCCTCGGCCATCCCAAAGGTGTCCATTTACTCCAGCAAG GTCGACAGAAGCCTGGAGCTGAAGCCAGCGTTCCTCAAAGCCGCGCATCTCATAG ATGTAGATGAAGAGGAGGCTGCTCTTTTGCCACAAGACTTTTTGGAGAAACAGAAAACGAAGGTTTTGGATGTGGATGTGGAGGAGGAGCACAAACCTCA GGACGACATTCGCTCCCCgtctccacctccacccctcGGCAGAGCCTGTGTGAAACTGACGCGACGAGCAAATCGGAAAATCAG GGAAATAAACAAGACCTTGAGTGTCATCGACTCTATAATAAAGCAAAGTGACAAGACAGAGTCTGTTCCAGCAAAATCTTTTTCACCCGGTGATTACGATGATTATGATGACGACGACATTGTTTTAGTCTCATCGGCACAGCAGCAGAATAAAAAGCCAGGTCCATCACCCCACCTCGTCAGTCAGCAGTCCCGGCAGATTTCTTTAAAGTTCCGCTGTCGGACTGAACTGCTCAAGATCCCAGTGCAGTCG ATGGCTCCCCTGACTCATGCAGTTGACCAACTGTCTGTCAAACTCGGTGTTCCGCCAAACCGCATCCTGCTGCTAATGAAGGAAGTTGAGCTTTCCGTCACCTCAACAGCCAGTGAGCTGGGGCTCACCATTGCTGACATCATAG ACTGTGTTGTAATACCTGATGAGAGAAAAGGTGATGGGAAACATAGTGATGTCATCACGGTGCGACTGCAGAGCAAGGAGAAAGGATCAGCTCAGGAGTACTCACTTCGCAAA GATGAGCCCCTCAGATCCATATTTAGCCAGTATGTCTCCAGTCTGGACAACAGAACCAGACAACGGGTATCTTTCCTCTTTGATGGATCCAGAGTCACTCACAGCCAGACACCCTCTGATCTTGACATGGAGGATGGAGATGTCATTGAGGCGTGGGTGTAG
- the sgf29 gene encoding SAGA-associated factor 29: MACQLTGYRSGTMALVSADTKIAELLTELHQLIKQTQEERSRSEHNLLNIQKTHERMQTENKTSPYYRTKLRGLYTTAKADAEAECSILRHALDKIADIKSLLEERRIAAKMAGVYSDSDPPRKTMRRGVLMTLLQQSAMTLPLWIGKPGDSPPPLCGAIPANSDYVAKQGDKVAARVKAVDGDEQWILAEVVSYNHSTNKYEVDDIDEEGKERHTLSRRRIIPLPQWKANPETDPEALFSKDQLVLALYPQTTCFYRALIHTPPHRPQDDYSVLFEDTSYADGYSPPLNVAQRYVVACKENKKK; this comes from the exons ATGGCGTGCCAGCTAACTGGCTATCGTTCCG gCACGATGGCTCTCGTTTCAGCGGACACCAAAATAGCGGAACTGTTGACGGAACTACATCAACTCATCAAGCAGACGCAG GAGGAGCGATCCCGCAGTGAACACAACCTTCTCAACATACAGAAGACGCACGAGAGGATGCAGACCGAGAACAAAA CCTCCCCGTACTATCGGACCAAGCTCAGGGGCCTGTACACCACGGCGAAGGCAGATGCTGAGGCTGAATGCAG TATACTTCGACATGCGCTTGACAAAATTGCAGATATCAAATCGCTTTTGGAAGAGAGAcgtatag CTGCAAAGATGGCAGGAGTGTACAGTGACAGTGACCCCCCCAGGAAGACCATGAGGAGGGGGGTACTGATGACCCTTCTACAGCAGTCAGCCATGACTTTGCCTTTATGGATTGGCAAACCAGGTGATAG TCCTCCTCCGCTCTGTGGTGCTATTCCAGCAAACAGCGATTATGTGGCCAAGCAAGGAGATAAGGTGGCAGCACGTGTGAAGGCGGTTGATGGGGATGAGCAGTGGATCTTGGCGGAGGTGGTCAGCTATAACCATTCGACCAACAA GTATGAAGTTGATGACATCGATGAAGAGGGAAAAGA GAGGCACACTTTGAGCCGGCGCAGGATAATTCCTTTGCCACAGTGGAAGGCAAACCCAGAGACAGACCCAGAAGCACTGTTTAGCAAGGACCAACTAGTACTTGCTCTCTATCCCCAGACCACCTGCTTCTACAGAGCACTCATCCACACGCCTCCACACCGG CCCCAGGATGATTATTCAGTCCTATTTGAAGATACATCGTATGCTGATGGGTATTCCCCCCCACTCAATGTCGCTCAGAGATACGTTGTGGCCTGTAAGGAGAACAAGAAAAAGTGA